One genomic window of Sphingopyxis sp. OPL5 includes the following:
- a CDS encoding PilZ domain-containing protein, with the protein MSHDEEQSASESAEKRQPRQSRLVKAALESDRFGRFDVTVRNVSQTGIGGQAPHCLARGERLTVHLPGHRAMMGTVRWVVDQRFGIETDEEIRLDQLRAAHGGGVPSADRSVEFRIIPPPKDVAKRPGLSLGAASPGNPYMSDWRARR; encoded by the coding sequence ATGTCGCACGACGAGGAACAATCTGCTTCCGAAAGCGCCGAAAAACGGCAGCCGCGCCAGTCGCGGCTGGTGAAGGCCGCGCTCGAATCCGACCGGTTCGGCCGCTTCGACGTGACCGTGCGCAATGTGTCGCAGACCGGCATCGGCGGCCAGGCGCCGCATTGCCTGGCGCGCGGCGAACGGCTCACCGTCCATTTGCCGGGCCACAGGGCGATGATGGGGACGGTGCGCTGGGTCGTCGATCAGCGTTTCGGGATCGAAACCGACGAGGAAATTCGCCTCGACCAGCTGCGTGCGGCACATGGCGGCGGCGTCCCCTCGGCCGACCGCAGCGTCGAATTTCGTATCATCCCGCCGCCGAAGGACGTTGCGAAGCGCCCCGGCCTGTCGCTCGGCGCCGCGTCGCCGGGCAATCCGTACATGAGCGACTGGCGCGCGCGGCGGTAA
- a CDS encoding M20/M25/M40 family metallo-hydrolase, with protein MIKHSLFTALLLTAATPALAKDDTPAADPARLKADVEKLVAFGTRHTLSSATDPKRGIGAARNWGAAEFERISKACGGCLTVSRISDRFEGPRAPDGVIVENILAIQKGTGDPAHVIMIAGHIDSRVTDPMNFTADAPGANDDASGTALVIEAARLLSKDKHRATIVYALLSGEEQGLWGGKLLARHAQTEKWQVAAMLNNDIVGGTHGLDGTIVDGRVRVFSEGIRASEDLAAQLARRGIGGEDDGPSRSLAKAAIRAGEANPAIGLEVLAVRRPDRFRRGGDHLPSLELGYPAIRFTVGVEDYDHQHQDLRTENGRKYGDTVDEMDFPYLARVTALNVALARTLADAPPAPASVSIDGAVSSDTKVAWTPVKDAAAYRIHWRRADKSGWTDSKLVQADAGGEILLKGVQIDDHFFGVSAVSSGGAESIVTFGGLPPQK; from the coding sequence ATGATCAAACACAGCCTGTTCACCGCGCTGCTGCTGACCGCAGCCACCCCCGCCCTCGCGAAGGATGACACCCCTGCCGCCGACCCCGCGCGGCTGAAAGCCGATGTCGAGAAGCTCGTCGCCTTCGGCACCCGCCACACATTGTCATCGGCGACCGATCCGAAGCGCGGCATCGGCGCCGCGCGCAATTGGGGCGCCGCCGAGTTCGAGCGCATTTCCAAGGCCTGCGGCGGCTGCCTGACGGTGTCGCGAATCAGCGACCGCTTCGAAGGCCCGCGCGCACCCGACGGGGTGATCGTCGAAAATATCCTCGCGATCCAGAAAGGCACCGGCGACCCGGCGCATGTCATCATGATCGCGGGCCATATCGACAGCCGCGTCACCGACCCGATGAACTTCACCGCCGACGCCCCCGGCGCCAACGACGACGCGTCGGGCACCGCACTGGTGATCGAGGCGGCGCGGCTGCTGTCGAAGGACAAGCACCGCGCGACGATCGTCTATGCGCTGCTGTCGGGCGAGGAGCAGGGGCTGTGGGGCGGCAAGCTGCTCGCGCGGCACGCGCAGACCGAGAAGTGGCAGGTCGCGGCGATGCTTAACAACGACATCGTCGGCGGCACCCACGGGCTCGACGGCACGATCGTCGACGGCCGGGTGCGCGTGTTCAGCGAGGGCATCCGCGCGTCGGAGGATCTGGCGGCACAGCTTGCACGGCGCGGCATCGGTGGCGAGGACGACGGTCCGTCGCGCTCGCTCGCCAAGGCGGCAATCCGGGCGGGCGAAGCGAATCCGGCGATCGGGCTGGAGGTGCTCGCGGTGCGCCGCCCCGACCGTTTCCGCCGCGGCGGCGACCATCTGCCGTCGCTCGAACTCGGCTATCCGGCGATCCGCTTCACCGTCGGGGTCGAGGATTACGACCACCAGCACCAGGATCTGCGCACCGAGAACGGCCGCAAATATGGCGATACGGTCGACGAGATGGACTTCCCCTATCTCGCCCGCGTCACCGCGCTCAACGTCGCGCTGGCGCGCACCCTCGCCGACGCGCCGCCCGCTCCGGCCAGCGTCAGCATCGACGGCGCGGTGAGTTCGGACACGAAAGTCGCCTGGACGCCGGTCAAGGATGCGGCCGCCTATCGCATCCACTGGCGCCGCGCCGACAAGAGCGGCTGGACCGATTCGAAACTGGTTCAGGCCGACGCCGGCGGCGAAATCCTGCTCAAAGGCGTGCAGATCGACGACCATTTTTTCGGCGTGTCGGCGGTGTCGTCGGGCGGTGCCGAAAGCATCGTCACGTTTGGCGGTCTGCCACCGCAAAAATAG
- a CDS encoding glycine zipper 2TM domain-containing protein: MRTAILLGLAAGSLLLAGQAHAFGHDPAPRLDYGAPSAPDARVYTGYPDRVPSEVDYRQVNGTYDAEGRWTGTWNGTYEAPDGRRYDGRYEGTVEGAGTSYAPPPAYDPYYDNRGGYDGYDARYDEEMNRRCGRGGTVGGAVVGGVVGGIAGNRIAGRGNRTEGTLIGGALGAVAGGAIGSDADRKRCDEWHSRRSSYQQGGGYPPQGYYGQGGTTVYQQGGYGYQGYGAPYGYYTPGVVVTTIITTGAPVVTERVETTTRSYYENVPVRKRYVAKKKWKPRPKPRCAC; encoded by the coding sequence ATGCGCACCGCAATTCTTCTCGGGCTCGCCGCCGGATCGCTGCTGCTGGCGGGCCAGGCGCACGCCTTTGGGCATGATCCCGCGCCGCGGCTCGACTATGGTGCGCCGTCGGCGCCCGACGCGCGCGTCTACACCGGTTATCCCGACCGCGTGCCGAGCGAAGTCGATTACCGCCAGGTCAACGGCACCTACGACGCCGAGGGCCGCTGGACGGGCACCTGGAACGGCACCTATGAGGCGCCCGACGGCCGCCGGTACGACGGCCGCTACGAAGGCACGGTCGAGGGTGCGGGCACCAGCTATGCGCCGCCGCCCGCTTACGATCCCTATTATGACAATCGTGGCGGCTATGACGGGTACGACGCGCGCTATGACGAGGAAATGAATCGCCGCTGTGGCCGGGGGGGCACGGTCGGCGGTGCGGTTGTCGGCGGCGTCGTGGGGGGCATCGCCGGCAATCGCATCGCCGGGCGCGGCAACCGGACCGAAGGCACGCTGATCGGTGGCGCGCTCGGCGCCGTCGCCGGCGGCGCGATCGGCAGCGACGCCGACCGCAAGCGCTGCGACGAATGGCACAGCCGCCGCAGTTCCTATCAGCAGGGCGGGGGCTATCCGCCGCAGGGCTATTACGGCCAGGGCGGCACGACCGTCTATCAACAGGGCGGCTACGGCTATCAGGGCTATGGCGCGCCCTATGGCTATTACACCCCGGGGGTCGTCGTGACGACGATCATCACCACCGGCGCGCCGGTGGTGACCGAGCGGGTCGAGACGACCACCCGCTCCTATTATGAAAATGTCCCGGTGCGGAAGCGCTATGTCGCCAAGAAGAAGTGGAAGCCCCGGCCGAAGCCGCGCTGCGCCTGCTGA
- a CDS encoding GAF domain-containing protein, translating to MSFAFAPTATTADAQWAETAAAAEALVAGEPDGIANMANVAALIWQAIPDLNWAGFYRFDGTELVLGPFQGKAACIRIPLDKGVCGAAARLRATQRVEDVHAFPGHIACDADSRSELVVPIVVGDRLIGVLDLDSPIPNRFTADDQAGAESLVARIAAALAA from the coding sequence ATGTCCTTCGCCTTCGCCCCGACCGCCACCACCGCCGACGCCCAATGGGCCGAAACCGCCGCCGCCGCCGAAGCGCTGGTCGCGGGCGAGCCCGACGGCATCGCCAATATGGCCAATGTCGCGGCGCTGATCTGGCAGGCGATCCCCGATTTGAACTGGGCGGGATTTTACCGTTTCGACGGGACCGAGCTGGTGCTCGGGCCGTTCCAGGGCAAGGCGGCGTGCATCCGCATCCCGCTCGACAAGGGCGTGTGCGGGGCCGCGGCGCGGCTGCGCGCGACCCAGCGCGTCGAGGATGTCCACGCCTTTCCCGGCCATATTGCGTGCGACGCCGACAGCCGCAGCGAGCTGGTGGTGCCGATCGTCGTCGGCGACCGGTTGATCGGAGTACTCGACCTCGACAGCCCCATCCCCAATCGCTTCACCGCCGACGATCAGGCCGGTGCCGAGTCGCTGGTCGCGCGCATTGCGGCGGCGCTTGCCGCCTGA
- a CDS encoding prolyl oligopeptidase family serine peptidase, producing MSRKAVTAPLALVALFMTPAAAQAAGDAASATTPAALTYPDSERGTTVDPQFGVDVADPYRWLEDDVRVNPKVAAWVADQNKVTDAYLGTLPGRDAFKARMTELYNYERFGLPRKAGTRYFYTRNDGLQPQSVLFVREGLKGEGRVLIDPNGWAKDGATALAEWTPSEDGKNLLYSVQDGGTDWRIVRVMDVATGKDLPDEVRWVKFSSLDWAKDGSGFYYSRFPEPAEGAAFQSLNENHTVYFHRLGTAQSEDVLIHATPDKPKLNNSAVVSDDGKYLIVIGSEGTDERYGLTLYPIGPKGAGKPVSLVSDFANNWEYVTNEGPRFTFLTNKGAPRQRLVSMDIRKPAALTQLVGEQAGTLVGASRVGNRIILSYLGDAKSEARMVALDGKPVANINLADIGSASGFGGKSADPETFYSFSSYARPTTIYRLDTQTGKSEIFAEPKLTFNPQDFSVEQRFYTSKDGTRVPMFLVMKKGLDRSKGSPTLLYGYGGFNVSMTPGFSPTRLAWVDKGGVLAIANLRGGGEYGKAWHDAGRLDKKQNVFDDFIGAGEYLIAQGITGKGQLAIEGGSNGGLLVGAVTNQRPDLIAAALPAVGVMDMLRFDRFTAGRYWVDDYGYPSKEADFRTLLGYSPYHNIKDGTAYPAVLVTTADTDDRVVPGHSFKYTAALQHAHAGDKPHLIRIETRAGHGSGKPTDKIIAEAADKYAFAAKWTGLSVQ from the coding sequence ATGTCCCGTAAAGCCGTCACCGCGCCGCTGGCGCTGGTCGCCCTGTTCATGACCCCTGCCGCCGCACAGGCCGCCGGCGACGCCGCGAGCGCTACCACCCCCGCCGCGCTGACCTATCCCGACAGCGAGCGCGGCACGACGGTCGACCCGCAGTTCGGGGTCGACGTCGCCGACCCCTATCGCTGGCTGGAGGACGACGTCCGCGTCAATCCGAAGGTCGCGGCGTGGGTCGCCGACCAGAACAAGGTCACCGACGCCTATTTGGGCACGCTGCCCGGCCGCGACGCGTTCAAGGCGCGGATGACCGAACTCTATAATTACGAACGCTTCGGCCTGCCGCGCAAGGCCGGCACGCGCTATTTCTACACCCGCAACGACGGGCTGCAGCCGCAATCGGTGCTGTTCGTCCGCGAAGGGCTGAAGGGCGAGGGCCGTGTCCTGATCGACCCCAATGGCTGGGCCAAGGACGGCGCGACCGCGCTCGCCGAATGGACCCCGTCGGAGGATGGCAAAAATCTGCTCTATTCGGTGCAGGACGGCGGCACCGACTGGCGCATCGTCCGGGTGATGGATGTCGCCACCGGCAAGGATTTGCCCGACGAAGTGCGCTGGGTGAAATTTTCGTCGCTCGACTGGGCGAAGGACGGCAGCGGCTTTTATTATTCGCGCTTCCCCGAGCCCGCCGAGGGTGCGGCATTCCAGTCGCTCAACGAAAATCACACGGTCTATTTCCATCGGCTCGGCACCGCGCAGAGCGAGGACGTGCTGATCCACGCGACCCCCGACAAGCCCAAGCTCAACAACAGTGCGGTGGTCAGCGACGACGGCAAATATCTGATCGTTATCGGCTCCGAGGGCACCGACGAACGCTATGGGCTGACGCTCTATCCGATCGGGCCGAAGGGCGCGGGCAAGCCGGTGTCGCTGGTGAGCGACTTCGCGAACAATTGGGAATATGTGACCAACGAGGGGCCGCGCTTCACCTTCCTCACCAACAAGGGCGCACCGCGCCAGCGGCTGGTGTCGATGGATATTAGGAAGCCCGCGGCGCTGACCCAGCTCGTCGGCGAACAGGCGGGCACACTGGTCGGCGCCTCGCGCGTCGGCAACCGCATCATCCTGTCCTACCTCGGCGATGCCAAGTCGGAGGCGCGGATGGTCGCGCTCGACGGCAAGCCGGTCGCCAATATCAACCTCGCCGACATCGGGTCGGCGTCAGGCTTCGGCGGCAAGTCGGCCGACCCCGAAACCTTCTACAGCTTCTCCAGCTATGCCCGGCCGACGACGATCTATCGGCTCGACACCCAGACGGGCAAAAGCGAGATTTTCGCCGAGCCCAAGCTGACCTTCAATCCGCAGGACTTCAGCGTCGAACAGCGTTTCTATACGTCGAAGGACGGCACCAGGGTGCCGATGTTCCTGGTGATGAAAAAGGGCCTCGACCGCAGCAAGGGATCGCCGACGCTGCTCTACGGCTATGGCGGGTTCAACGTCTCGATGACCCCGGGCTTCTCGCCCACCCGCCTCGCGTGGGTCGACAAGGGCGGGGTGCTGGCGATCGCGAACCTGCGCGGCGGCGGCGAATATGGCAAGGCGTGGCACGACGCCGGCCGCCTCGACAAGAAGCAGAATGTCTTCGACGATTTCATCGGCGCGGGCGAATATCTGATCGCGCAGGGCATCACCGGCAAGGGCCAGCTGGCGATCGAGGGCGGATCGAACGGCGGGCTGCTCGTCGGCGCGGTGACCAACCAGCGCCCCGACCTGATCGCCGCGGCGCTGCCCGCGGTCGGCGTGATGGACATGCTGCGCTTCGACCGCTTCACCGCCGGGCGCTATTGGGTCGACGATTATGGCTATCCGTCGAAGGAGGCCGATTTCCGGACCCTGCTCGGTTACTCGCCCTATCATAATATCAAGGACGGCACCGCCTATCCGGCGGTGCTGGTGACCACCGCCGACACCGACGACCGCGTGGTTCCGGGGCACAGCTTCAAATATACCGCCGCGCTCCAGCATGCCCATGCCGGTGACAAGCCGCACCTCATCCGCATCGAAACACGCGCCGGCCACGGGTCGGGCAAGCCGACCGACAAGATCATCGCCGAAGCCGCCGACAAATATGCCTTTGCCGCCAAATGGACCGGGCTGAGCGTCCAGTAA
- a CDS encoding TIGR01777 family oxidoreductase yields the protein MTGWLWTAVMLQMAMGAFDTLYHHEGTERLAWRASQRTELMLHGVRNLLYAVLFMALGWLEPRGGWAVALIALLGVELVITLWDFVEEDRSRHLPATERVTHTLLTLNYGVILAMLVPLLLGWAGEPTALPRADHGWLSWTCLVAAVGVVVSGLRDLAAARRAPRLVEADPASLASVLLDRHTILVTGGTGFVGRRLVAALAAAGHEVIVLTRGPAKAALPAPVRVIASLDAIDDRHPIDAIVNLAGEPISDSPWTLRKRRKILRSRLGVTRAVMRLAARLERKPEVIVSGSAIGIYGLRDATPLSEADGGTPCFSQRLCAAWEAAARNMIPTGIRLVTLRTGLVLAAEGGMLARMLTPFEFGLGGRFGSGRQGMSWIHRDDMVRLIVHAITTPSLAGPVNATAPAPVSNAAFTAALGRALHRPAILPVPAAPLRLALGDFAEELLLSGQFVVPHAALDSGFCFAYPTIDAAFDRIVGNTPPSSPLAGQATSLGAAPGLPIAA from the coding sequence ATGACGGGCTGGCTTTGGACGGCGGTGATGCTGCAGATGGCGATGGGGGCGTTCGACACGCTCTATCACCACGAAGGGACCGAGCGGCTGGCATGGCGCGCGTCGCAACGGACCGAGTTGATGCTGCACGGCGTGCGCAACCTGCTCTACGCGGTGCTGTTCATGGCGCTCGGCTGGCTCGAACCGCGCGGCGGCTGGGCAGTGGCGCTGATCGCGCTGCTGGGCGTCGAGCTGGTCATCACGCTGTGGGATTTTGTCGAGGAAGACCGGTCGCGGCACCTGCCGGCGACCGAGCGGGTCACCCACACGCTGCTGACGCTCAACTATGGCGTCATCCTCGCGATGCTGGTGCCGCTGCTGCTCGGCTGGGCGGGCGAGCCGACCGCGCTGCCGCGGGCCGACCATGGCTGGCTGTCCTGGACGTGCCTGGTCGCCGCGGTCGGGGTGGTCGTTTCGGGCCTGCGCGACCTTGCCGCCGCGCGGCGGGCACCGCGGCTGGTCGAGGCGGACCCGGCCAGCCTGGCATCGGTGCTGCTCGATCGTCATACCATCCTCGTCACCGGCGGCACCGGCTTTGTCGGCCGCCGGCTCGTCGCCGCGCTGGCGGCGGCGGGGCATGAGGTCATCGTGCTAACCCGCGGCCCGGCGAAAGCGGCGCTGCCCGCGCCGGTGCGGGTGATCGCGAGCCTCGATGCGATCGACGACCGCCACCCGATCGACGCGATCGTCAATCTGGCCGGCGAGCCGATTTCCGATTCGCCCTGGACATTGCGCAAGCGGCGCAAGATTCTCCGCTCGCGGCTTGGCGTGACGCGCGCGGTGATGCGGCTCGCGGCACGGCTCGAGCGCAAACCCGAGGTGATCGTGTCGGGCTCGGCGATCGGCATCTATGGCCTGCGCGACGCGACCCCGCTGAGCGAAGCCGACGGTGGCACGCCCTGCTTCTCGCAGCGGCTGTGCGCGGCGTGGGAAGCCGCCGCCCGCAACATGATCCCGACCGGCATCCGCCTCGTGACGCTGCGCACCGGGCTGGTGCTGGCGGCCGAGGGCGGGATGCTGGCGCGGATGCTGACCCCGTTCGAATTCGGCCTCGGCGGCCGTTTCGGTAGCGGCCGGCAGGGGATGAGTTGGATCCACCGCGACGATATGGTGCGACTGATCGTTCACGCGATCACGACGCCCAGCCTTGCTGGGCCTGTCAATGCCACCGCCCCCGCGCCGGTCAGCAACGCCGCCTTTACCGCCGCGCTCGGTCGGGCGCTGCATCGCCCGGCGATCCTGCCCGTCCCCGCCGCGCCGCTGCGGCTGGCGCTCGGCGATTTCGCCGAGGAGCTATTGCTCAGCGGACAATTCGTCGTGCCGCACGCCGCCCTCGATAGCGGCTTTTGCTTCGCCTATCCGACGATCGACGCCGCATTCGACCGCATTGTCGGCAATACACCGCCGTCATCACCGCTGGCCGGGCAAGCGACGAGCCTCGGCGCGGCGCCGGGGCTGCCGATCGCCGCCTGA
- a CDS encoding DUF4166 domain-containing protein — protein sequence MWGGAQRETVETAPASSVRGDEALYDYRFRRLIAPTAWAALPETVQRRFSKRLTGLRLAIYRGEIITSQRSATGWLLAQLCRVIGAPLPLSRDIGVAAVVTVGEDSGGGQCWTRQYARRRGFPQVIHSAKRFAGATGLEEHVGGGIGMTLDVEARRDGLTFRSADYFWQIGRLRLRLPAWCSPGALTIDHVDVGGGEFLFILTLRHRWFGEMMHQVGRFRDPAAEEGGVS from the coding sequence ATGTGGGGCGGAGCGCAGCGCGAAACGGTCGAAACGGCCCCCGCCTCTTCCGTGCGCGGCGACGAGGCGCTCTACGACTATCGCTTCCGGCGCCTGATCGCGCCCACAGCCTGGGCGGCCTTGCCCGAAACGGTTCAGCGCCGTTTTTCCAAACGGCTCACCGGCCTGCGGCTCGCCATCTATCGCGGCGAGATCATCACCTCCCAACGCTCGGCGACCGGCTGGCTGCTGGCGCAGTTGTGCCGCGTGATCGGCGCCCCGCTCCCGCTGTCGCGCGACATCGGCGTCGCGGCGGTCGTCACCGTCGGCGAGGACAGCGGCGGCGGCCAGTGCTGGACGCGCCAATATGCCCGCCGACGGGGGTTCCCTCAGGTGATCCACAGCGCCAAGCGTTTTGCCGGCGCAACGGGACTCGAGGAGCATGTCGGCGGCGGCATCGGCATGACGCTGGACGTCGAGGCGCGGCGCGACGGCCTGACCTTTCGCTCGGCCGATTATTTCTGGCAGATCGGGCGCCTGCGGCTGCGGCTTCCCGCGTGGTGCAGCCCGGGGGCGCTGACGATCGACCATGTCGATGTCGGCGGCGGCGAATTCCTGTTCATCCTGACGCTGCGTCACCGCTGGTTTGGCGAGATGATGCACCAGGTCGGGCGCTTCCGCGACCCGGCAGCAGAGGAAGGAGGCGTGTCATGA
- a CDS encoding GbsR/MarR family transcriptional regulator — MTEMIEHESKLSPAATEFILHWGNLGGQWGVNRSVAQIHALLFVSDRPLHAEEIADLLGLARSNVSNSIKELLGWRLISRVPVLGDRRDHFAAETDIWEMVTRIAAGRKAREVDPAEAALKACVARAAHDPGLSDGAKARLSDMLDFVTTMSRWHDEMLAVPKPALMRLIKLGAGVTKLINWRPGKGKEAK, encoded by the coding sequence ATGACAGAAATGATCGAACATGAGTCGAAACTGTCCCCCGCGGCGACCGAGTTCATCCTCCATTGGGGCAATCTCGGCGGGCAATGGGGGGTCAACCGGTCGGTCGCGCAGATCCATGCGCTACTCTTCGTCAGCGACCGGCCGCTGCACGCCGAGGAGATCGCCGACCTCTTGGGCCTCGCGCGCTCGAACGTCTCCAATTCGATCAAGGAGCTGCTCGGCTGGCGGCTGATCAGCCGCGTGCCGGTACTCGGCGACCGGCGCGATCATTTCGCCGCCGAAACCGACATCTGGGAAATGGTGACGCGCATCGCTGCGGGGCGCAAGGCGCGTGAGGTCGACCCGGCCGAGGCGGCGCTGAAGGCGTGCGTCGCACGCGCGGCACACGACCCCGGCCTGAGCGATGGCGCAAAGGCGCGGCTTTCCGACATGCTCGATTTCGTCACGACGATGTCGCGGTGGCACGACGAGATGCTGGCGGTGCCGAAGCCGGCGCTGATGCGGCTGATCAAGCTGGGCGCCGGGGTGACCAAGCTGATCAATTGGCGGCCCGGCAAGGGCAAAGAGGCCAAGTAG
- a CDS encoding ABC-F family ATP-binding cassette domain-containing protein — protein sequence MPAITLSNLHYTTPDAQPLFTGLDLGFAAERTGLVGRNGVGKTTLLRLIAGEIEPRAGSVRVAGTLAMLRQSVQPPPGALVADLFGVTDALALLARAEAGTATADELADADWTLESRIEVALARVGLAATSDTALARLSGGQRTRAALAAAILAEPDFLLLDEPTNNLDRDGRQAVIDLVADWRAGMIVVSHDRELLEEMDATVELTSLGAARYGGNWSAYRARKAADLLQAEQGLADAERRSAEVAREVQAASERKARKDKGGRKKAAKGDMPRILLGAMKDRAEDSGGAGARLAARKRDEAGDALAAARSRVEVLQPFTVAIAPSGLAANRLVVDVADATTGYASGEPVIETLSFTMVGPERVAIAGPNGSGKTTLLALLTGQLQPWAGRVRVIAEHAMLDQTVSLLDPAQSIRDNFRRLHPETDEKACRAALARFRFRADAALQVVGTLSGGQMLRAGLACTLGAPQPPQLLILDEPTNHLDIDSLEAVEAGLAVYDGALLVVSHDAPFLDAIGVTRRIALG from the coding sequence ATGCCCGCCATCACCCTCTCGAACCTTCACTACACCACCCCTGACGCCCAGCCGCTGTTCACCGGCCTCGACCTCGGCTTCGCCGCCGAGCGGACGGGACTTGTCGGGCGCAACGGCGTCGGCAAGACGACGCTGCTGCGCCTGATTGCGGGCGAGATCGAGCCGCGAGCAGGCAGCGTGCGTGTCGCGGGCACGCTCGCGATGCTGCGCCAGAGCGTCCAACCGCCGCCCGGCGCGCTCGTCGCCGACCTCTTCGGGGTGACCGACGCGCTGGCGCTGCTCGCGCGCGCCGAGGCGGGCACCGCGACGGCCGACGAACTCGCCGACGCCGACTGGACGCTCGAAAGCCGGATCGAAGTAGCGCTCGCCCGCGTCGGGCTCGCCGCGACCTCCGATACCGCGCTCGCCCGCCTGTCGGGCGGCCAGCGCACCCGCGCTGCGCTTGCCGCCGCGATCCTCGCCGAGCCCGATTTCCTGCTGCTCGACGAGCCGACCAACAATCTCGACCGCGACGGGCGGCAGGCGGTGATCGATCTGGTCGCCGATTGGCGCGCCGGCATGATCGTCGTCAGCCACGACCGCGAACTGCTCGAGGAAATGGACGCGACCGTCGAACTCACGTCGCTCGGCGCGGCGCGCTATGGCGGCAACTGGAGCGCCTATCGCGCGCGCAAGGCCGCGGACCTCTTGCAGGCCGAGCAGGGTCTCGCTGACGCCGAGCGTCGATCGGCCGAGGTCGCGCGCGAGGTGCAGGCGGCGAGCGAGCGCAAGGCGCGCAAGGACAAGGGCGGGCGCAAGAAAGCCGCGAAGGGCGACATGCCGCGCATCCTGCTCGGCGCGATGAAGGACCGCGCCGAGGACAGCGGCGGTGCGGGTGCAAGGCTGGCGGCCCGCAAGCGCGACGAAGCCGGCGACGCGCTGGCCGCTGCGCGAAGCCGCGTCGAGGTGCTTCAGCCGTTCACCGTCGCCATCGCGCCCAGCGGCCTCGCGGCGAACCGCCTTGTCGTCGACGTCGCGGATGCCACTACGGGCTATGCGTCCGGCGAACCGGTGATCGAAACCCTGTCCTTCACCATGGTCGGCCCCGAACGCGTCGCGATCGCCGGCCCCAATGGCTCGGGCAAGACGACGCTGCTCGCGCTGCTCACCGGCCAGTTACAGCCATGGGCGGGGCGGGTGCGGGTGATTGCCGAGCATGCGATGCTCGATCAGACGGTGTCGCTGCTCGACCCGGCACAATCGATCCGCGACAATTTCCGCCGCCTGCATCCGGAAACCGACGAAAAAGCCTGCCGCGCCGCGCTCGCGCGGTTCCGCTTTCGTGCCGATGCGGCGCTACAGGTCGTCGGCACGCTGAGCGGCGGCCAGATGCTGCGCGCCGGGCTGGCTTGCACGCTCGGCGCGCCGCAGCCGCCGCAACTGCTGATCCTCGACGAGCCGACCAACCATCTCGATATCGACTCGCTCGAAGCGGTCGAGGCGGGGCTCGCAGTCTATGACGGCGCGCTGCTCGTGGTCAGCCACGACGCGCCATTCCTGGACGCGATCGGGGTGACGCGGCGGATTGCGCTGGGATAG
- the rplQ gene encoding 50S ribosomal protein L17 — protein sequence MIHKTGGRKLQRTSAHRTAMFRNMSASLIKHEQIMTTVAKAKELRPYIEKLVTLAKRGGLANRRLAQSRLLDETQLKKLFDVIATRYADRAGGYTRVIKAGIRASDAASMAIIEFVDRDVDAKGQDSGPVDQYDDEAEAA from the coding sequence ATGATTCATAAAACCGGCGGCCGCAAACTGCAGCGCACCAGCGCGCACCGCACCGCGATGTTCCGCAACATGTCGGCCTCGCTGATCAAGCATGAGCAGATCATGACGACCGTCGCCAAGGCGAAGGAACTGCGTCCCTATATCGAAAAGCTGGTCACGCTCGCCAAGCGCGGCGGCCTGGCCAATCGCCGTCTCGCGCAGAGCCGCCTGCTCGACGAAACGCAGCTCAAGAAGCTGTTCGACGTCATCGCGACCCGCTACGCCGACCGCGCCGGCGGCTACACCCGCGTCATCAAGGCCGGTATCCGCGCCTCGGACGCGGCGTCGATGGCGATCATCGAATTCGTCGACCGCGACGTCGATGCCAAGGGCCAGGATTCGGGCCCCGTCGATCAGTATGACGACGAGGCGGAAGCCGCATAA